Proteins from a genomic interval of Zingiber officinale cultivar Zhangliang chromosome 2A, Zo_v1.1, whole genome shotgun sequence:
- the LOC122042433 gene encoding splicing factor 3B subunit 4-like produces the protein MTTRITPGVGANLLGQHSAERNQEATTYVGNLDPQVGEELLWELFVQAGPVVNVYVPKDRVTNLHQGYGFIEFRSEEDADYAIKILNMIKLYGKPIRVNKASQDKKSLDVGANLFVGNLDPDVDEKLLYDTFSAFGVIVTNPKIMRDPETGNSRGFGFVSYDSFEASDAAIESMNGQYLCNRQITVSYAYKKDTKGERHGTPAERVLASSNPGTQRIRPHTLFASGPPTLPNGAPANGPVPAAIPPRPFINGPIPAASVPVFRPPPPPVGQFPPPMQWPVQPQPGQAFPQPVMPPPPFQQFRPPANMPPPPTGMMRPPPPPPSGAGVPAALWRPPPPLQQMAGGPMPPMPMSMPPPPLPNGSAR, from the exons ATGACTACCCGAATCACCCCCGGTGTCGGAGCCAACCTCCTCGGTCAGCACTCCGCAGAGAGGAACCAGGAGGCTACCACATATGTCGGCAACCTTGACCCTCAG GTCGGGGAGGAGTTATTGTGGGAGTTGTTTGTCCAAGCAGGCCCGGTTG TAAATGTCTATGTTCCAAAAGATAGAGTTACAAATCTTCATCAAGGTTATGGATTTATCGAGTTTCGCAGTGAAGAAGATGCAGATTAT GCTATAAAGATTTTGAACATGATTAAACTTTATGGAAAGCCAATACGTGTGAACAAG GCATCCCAAGACAAGAAGAGCTTGGATGTGGGGGCAAACCTTTTCGTTGGTAATCTTGATCCG GATGTAGATGAAAAGCTTCTTTATGATACATTTAGTGCATTCGGAGTTATTGTGACAAATCCCAAG ATAATGCGTGACCCTGAGACTGGAAACTCGCGAGGATTTGGTTTTGTTAGCTATGATTCTTTTGAGGCATCTGATGCAGCTATAGAG TCAATGAATGGTCAGTATCTTTGTAATCGTCAAATCACTGTTTCATACGCTTACAAGAAAGATACTAAAGGAGAACGACATGGCACCCCAGCAG AGCGAGTTCTGGCATCTAGCAACCCAGGAACTCAGAGGATCAGGCCACACACCCTGTTTGCCAGCGGACCACCAACCCTTCCCAATGGGGCTCCAGCGAATGGACCAGTTCCTGCAGCAATCCCTCCTAGGCCATTCATCAATGGCCCCATTCCTGCTGCTTCTGTCCCAGTATTTCGCCCTCCGCCACCGCCAGTTGGGCAATTTCCTCCTCCCATGCAATGGCCTGTGCAACCCCAACCTGGTCAAGCTTTTCCTCAACCTGTTATGCCGCCACCACCTTTCCAACAATTCAGACCTCCAGCAAACATGCCCCCTCCACCTACAGGTATGATgagaccaccaccaccaccaccctctGGTGCCGGTGTTCCAGCTGCTCTATGGAGACCACCCCCGCCACTGCAGCAGATGGCAGGAGGGCCTATGCCTCCAATGCCAATGTCCATGCCGCCACCTCCGCTGCCCAATGGATCTGCTCGATGA